The window AATCATAACCTAAAGTTGAAGTTTTTTGTACATTTATAACTTGCATTGAAGTTTATGCGAGTGAGACAGCTTTGTACAAGTGgaaatttagattaataacttACCCTTTTTCATTATCTAGTATCCTTCCTGTACTAATTTATGCATACGTCAGTTAGATCACGACTTTAGAAGCCCATAACTTACATAGATAGCAGAGTTCATTGCATTATTGTTATAAGTATAACATCTATATATAGTTCATTAGTACTAGGGAGATGTTGAATAGTTTGACTGTTAGCAGTCTATGAATAGGTTTTTTCATTTGCCGATCATATTTGATGCTCTAGTGGTGGGCAGATCTTACGGTGCCTTCCTGCCTTCCACAAATAGCCTGAAATTGTTAGTTAGAAACTTGTTTATTCATTTTGCTATGGTTTTTTGAACCATGTCTACATGGACAATAGAATTTTACATTTTTGAACTTAGAggtaatatactaatataggGTTTGTTTTTGGGTATGACATGATCTTGTTTTCTGAAATTCCAGCCATTGCCTGAGACTGTTGCTCTCATGGAGGACATTGTTGTGGAATATGTGACAGATATGGTAAGAacctatttaatttttgttttgttattccCAAGTTAAGTATTTCCTCTAGGATGCTCTTCTACAGCTCCCAACGAGTGGATGAAGGCATGCAATCTGTCCTTAAAGAAAAGATATACAATGCCGTGTCTTTAAAGAAATAATATACAATGCCGTGTCTAGAAGTGGCCAATGGGTGGGTAGGGCGGGATTGGATACCTGATTGAATTGTGTAATGGGATATGGCTTCTTTTGAAGAATCAGttaaaatgagttatgggtCAAAGAGGTAGGTCACCATTGGCTAAAAACAATCACATTGTCAGGTCACTGCCAGTTAGATCCATAGTAACGATAATTCATACAGAATACTTGGCCTGTCTGGATAATTTTGGCAAGTTTGCCCAAACCCTGACAAACTAAATAAGTTATATTTGTGTGTAATTGTAGGTTCATAAAGCTCAAGATGTTGCATCAAAGAGAGGAAAACTTTTGACTGAGGATTTCTTGTTTTTGATCCGGAAGGTACTCTTTATCCTTCAAATTATATCAATTGTATTCTGTTCTTTGAAATAGCTTTTGGTTAATCTTGCCAGATGATTGTAGATGTATAACTACTATTTGGCATTATAATGTATTTATAGGACTTGCCAAAGCTAAACCGGTGTACAGAATTGCTGTCGATGAATGAAGAATTAAAACAAGCAAGAAAAGCTTTTGACGTGGATGAGGAAAAGCTGGCACAAGGAGATTGATCAAATAGTCTAGAAAGTAAACCTTGT is drawn from Erigeron canadensis isolate Cc75 chromosome 9, C_canadensis_v1, whole genome shotgun sequence and contains these coding sequences:
- the LOC122581175 gene encoding transcription initiation factor TFIID subunit 13; protein product: MNNASAGPSSKSETSLKRKRGVFQKDLQHMMYGFGDDSNPLPETVALMEDIVVEYVTDMVHKAQDVASKRGKLLTEDFLFLIRKDLPKLNRCTELLSMNEELKQARKAFDVDEEKLAQGD